The proteins below come from a single Bactrocera dorsalis isolate Fly_Bdor chromosome 5, ASM2337382v1, whole genome shotgun sequence genomic window:
- the LOC105231387 gene encoding uncharacterized protein LOC105231387: protein MQDIRLRVEQPMSRVSPTQTRRPIHLLPQISLSCNEPPLEAHLQPSQHAVPRSPSSEEDNSPTEMNNCRRMADKPPLVKRLTMGMGLLRGTEDSRPLVHTASSSLNSGSSQTISDGYVNEAICEPEKMITNKFGDSCRQSLTALPTLEATHMGLQEHTEFSYKKKYLRETCSANSSPKMFAPSAPLRLDNLSLAEQHELKGAAWFQAGIPREISLEVLSRQSPGAFLVRQSSTKPGCFALSLRVPPPAPKVAHYLILRTPRGYKIKGFTKEFTSLRALITHHSVMPELLPVPLALPRPTNMGAGAPGSRHGSRGSELDGCDDFDTYGSLNDFRKMMADMNV from the exons ATGCAGGACATACGTTTGCGCGTCGAACAGCCCATGTCGCGTGTATCTCCCACACAAACGCGTCGCCCCATACACCTACTGCCACAAATAAGCTTAAG CTGCAATGAACCGCCTTTGGAAGCGCACCTGCAGCCCAGTCAACATGCAGTGCCGCGTTCACCGAGCTCCGAGGAGGATAACTCACCCACAGAAATGAATAATTGCCGGCGTATGGCGGATAAGCCACCTTTG GTGAAACGGCTCACAATGGGCATGGGGCTGCTGCGTGGTACCGAAGACAGTCGCCCACTAGTGCACACAGCCTCATCTTCACTCAATTCCGGCTCATCACAAACCATCTCCGACGGCTATGTGAACGAAGCCATTTGCGAGCCAGAGAAAATGATAACCAACAAATTCGGCGACTCCTGTCGGCAGTCGTTGACCGCGCTGCCAACGCTGGAAGCGACGCATATGGGCTTGCAGGAACACACCGAATTTAGCTATAAGAAAAAGTATCTGCGTGAAACGTGTAGTG CCAACTCCAGTCCAAAGATGTTTGCGCCCAGCGCGCCGCTACGGCTCGACAATCTCAGCTTGGCGGAGCAGCATGAACTGAAAGGCGCCGCCTGGTTTCAAGCCGGCATACCGCGTGAGATCTCATTGGAGGTGCTGTCGCGTCAGAGCCCTGGCGCCTTCCTGGTGCGACAGAGTAGCACCAAACCCGGCTGTTTTGCATTATCACTGCGCGTGCCACCGCCCGCGCCCAAAGTGGCACACTACCTGATACTGCGTACGCCGCGTGGCTACAAAATCAAG GGCTTCACCAAGGAGTTCACCTCGTTGCGCGCGCTCATTACACACCATTCGGTAATGCCAGAGCTGTTGCCTGTGCCACTGGCATTACCACGGCCGACGAATATGGGCGCAGGCGCACCGGGTAGTCGACATGGCTCACGAGGCAGTGAATTGGATGGCTGTGATGATTTCGATACTTATGGATCGCTAAATGATTTTCGCAAAATGATGGCCGACATGAATGTATGA